A genome region from Macaca nemestrina isolate mMacNem1 chromosome 15, mMacNem.hap1, whole genome shotgun sequence includes the following:
- the LOC105464482 gene encoding cdc42 effector protein 1, giving the protein MPGPQGGGSAPTMSLGKLSPVVWGSSSQGKRRLTADMISPPLGDFRHTMHVGRGGDVFGDTSFLSNHGGSSRGTHRSPRNFLAKKLQLVRRVGAPPRRMASPPAPSPAPPAISPIIKNAISLPQLNQAAYDSLVVGKLSFDGSPSSSMDGHSSYGLDSGFCTISRLPRSEKLHDRDRDGSFPSEPGLCRSDSLLSFRLDLDLGPSLLSELLGVMSLAEAPAAETPAPAANPPAPAANPPAPAANPPAPAANPPAPAANPPGPAANPPAPATTPLGPAANPPAPATSSTPHGHCPNGVTAGLGPVAEVKASPVGGGPRGPAGPALGRHWGAGWGGGRHYPEMDARQERVEVLPQARASWESLDEEWRAPQAHSRTPVPSTVQANTFEFADAEEDDEVKV; this is encoded by the exons ATGCCCGGCCCCCAGGGGGGCGGCAGCGCCCCCACCATGAGCCTGGGGAAGCTCTCGCCTGTGGTATGGGGGTCCAGTTCACAGGGAAAGAGGCGGCTGACTGCAGACATGATCAGCCCCCCGCTCGGGGACTTCCGCCACACCATGCATGTGGGCCGTGGTGGGGACGTCTTCGGGGACACCTCCTTCCTCAGCAACCACGGTGGCAGCTCCAGGGGCACCCATCGCTCACCCCGCAACTTCCTGGCCAAGAAGCTGCAGCTGGTGCGGAGGGTGGGGGCGCCCCCCCGGAGGATGGCGTCTCCCCCTGCACCCTCCCCGGCTCCACCGGCCATCTCCCCCATCATCAAGAATGCCATCTCCCTGCCCCAGCTCAACCAGGCCGCCTACGACAGCCTCGTGGTTGGCAAGCTCAGTTTCGACGGCAGCCCCAGCAGCTCCATGGATGGCCACTCCAGCTACG GCCTGGACTCTGGGTTCTGCACCATCTCCCGCCTGCCCCGCTCGGAAAAGCTGCATGACCGAGACCGGGATGGTTCCTTCCCCTCTGAGCCCGGGCTTTGCCGCTCAGACTCTCTCTTGTCCTTCCGCCTGGACCTCGACCTTGGGCCCTCACTCCTCAGTGAGCTGCTAGGGGTCATGAGCCTCGCGGAAGCCCCTGCAGCTGAGACTCCAGCCCCTGCTGCAAACCCCCCAGCCCCTGCTGCAAACCCTCCAGCCCCTGCCGCAAACCCCCCGGCCCCTGCCGCAAACCCCCCAGCCCCTGCCGCAAACCCCCCGGGTCCTGCTGCAAAccccccagcccctgccacaACCCCCCTGGGTCCTGCTGCAAAccccccagcccctgccacaAGCTCCACACCCCATGGACACTGTCCCAATGGGGTAACAGCTGGGTTGGGCCCAGTGGCTGAGGTGAAGGCCAGCCCAGTGGGAGGGGGTCCACGAGGACCTGCTGGCCCTGCCCTCGGCAGGCACTGGGGAGCAGGCTGGGGTGGTGGCCGCCACTACCCGGAGATGGATGCGCGGCAGGAGCGGGTGGAGGTGCTGCCCCAAGCCCGGGCCTCCTGGGAGAGCCTGGATGAAGAGTGGAGGGCACCCCAGGCACACAGCAGGACCCCGGTGCCCAGCACGGTGCAAGCAAACACCTTTGAATTTGCGGATGCTGAGGAGGATGATGAGGTCAAGGTGTGA